Proteins encoded within one genomic window of Episyrphus balteatus chromosome 1, idEpiBalt1.1, whole genome shotgun sequence:
- the LOC129905541 gene encoding eukaryotic translation elongation factor 1 epsilon-1, whose amino-acid sequence MCDAEAVTKIATCLGVPIGKVAYNSEKIVTRTSNNETATGFANILSMLAKESQSEAAKNSISSVEVEAQVQQWIEYAILYVAPGSKDKHVAQHLLRDFNNYFLSRSYLVGYTLTLADLAVFVAITDLIKSLSPIEKENYLNLSRWFNHIQNRPEVNQGNEVNFTTVYLHGSATHK is encoded by the exons atgtgTGACGCTGAAGCAGTAACTAAAATAGCCACCTGTCTGGGTGTTCCAATTGGAAAAGTAGCATACAATAGTGAAAAA ATTGTTACCAGAACTAGCAACAATGAAACAGCAACTGGTTTTGCCAATATTCTATCAATGTTAGCTAAAGAAAGTCAATCTGAAGCAGCAAAGAATAGTATTTCTTCAGTGGAAGTTGAAGCACAAGTTCAACAATGGATTGAATATGCTATACTTTATGTAGCTCCCGGATCTAAGGACAAGCATGTAGCACAACATTTGCTGAGGGATTTTAATAACTACTTTTTGTCACGATCATATTTGGTTGGTTACACTTTAACTTTAGCTGATTTGGCTGTTTTTGTGGCCATAACTGATCtcatt aaatCATTATCACCTATTGAAAAGGAAAACTATTTAAATCTCTCGAGATGGTTTAATCATATTCAAAATAGACCAGAAGTTAATCAAGGCAATGAAGTCAACTTTACAACTGTCTACCTTCATGGATCAGCAACACACAAATAG